The Mercenaria mercenaria strain notata chromosome 8, MADL_Memer_1, whole genome shotgun sequence genome has a segment encoding these proteins:
- the LOC128558875 gene encoding uncharacterized protein LOC128558875 — translation MTSAIRRSIRRRKRVYKKAKLSGSDEHWSKFRRIRNDTIRSIKQAKSTYMYYINLVDKLKTCTSSSKDWWNTSKPFITKDSSVSIPPLIDPVTNMPTTSDAEKTDLLNTYFANQAQLNDDGKTPPYPTVPPIERQLSSVTLIQNEVKDVLRNLQIGKASGPDGISNRILCEASRQLSGPLCSLFNYSLHSANVPLSWKDANVFPVFKKGDSSLPNNYRPISLLSCVEKSDTKMLMIEKLRNLESCHKEG, via the exons ATGACAAGCGCAATACGACGGAGTATTCGGAGGCGTAAACGTGTATACAAAAAAGCAAAACTGTCGGGATCTGACGAGCACTGGTCTAAATTTCGAAGGATCCGTAATGACACTATACGTTCCATCAAGCAGGCCAAATCCACGTACATGTACTACATTAATCTCGTAGACAAACTTAAAACCTGCACATCCTCTTCAAAAGACTGGTGGAATACATCGAAGCCTTTCATAACTAAAGATTCTTCTGTTTCTATCCCACCCCTTATCGATCCTGTCACGAATATGCCAACTACAAGTGATGCAGAAAAGACTGACCTTTTAAATACGTACTTTGCAAATCAGGCTCAACTAAATGATGACGGTAAAACTCCGCCGTATCCAACCGTCCCTCCAATTGAACGCCAGCTATCATCTGTGACTCTTATCCAGAATGAAGTTAAGGATGTTCTCAGAAACTTGCAAATAGGCAAGGCTTCTGGTCCCGACGGAATTAGTAACCGTATACTGTGCGAGGCTTCTCGGCAACTTTCCGGCCCTCTCTGTTCTTTATTCAACTATTCTCTGCACTCAGCAAACGTTCCTCTGTCCTGGAAAGATGCAAACGTGTTTCCTGTCTTCAAGAAAGGCGACTCCTCTCTCCCAAACAACTATCGGCCTATATCCCTTCTCAGCTGTGtagaaaaa AGTGACACCAAGATGTTGATGATAGAAAAGCTCAGGAATCTGGAGTCCTGCCATAAAGAGGGGTAg